Below is a genomic region from Desulfobacter sp..
ACCACCTTTTTTTATTACACTGAAAAACCAGGCCGTGAAGAGGAAAGGTTTACCCAATTTCTGGAATCCCATACCCGGTCCATTGGATTTTTAATGGTGGAATACTGGTTAAAAGACCAGGACCGCATTCTTTACAAAAACAAGGTGGAAGGCACAGCCTTTCTTGTGGATGAAAAAGGATATCTGCTCACCAACCGCCATGTGGCCTGCCCATGGCTTGAAGATGCTGTCCTGTTCCGGATCCGTGCCAGGCTGAAGGAAAAAAATCTGGAATTGGGCCATAGGATGTTTCTCTGGTTTAAAGGGGCAAAGGCCTTTAACCGGTTCCAGGGATTTGACCAGAGCGCAGATCTTGCAGATCTCTATTATCTGGCCGGGGCCTTTAAGTCCGAGGGAAAAAGCAATCTCAGGGTGGTGGGAGTTCCCATGGGATTTTACCGGCCGGGCAACCGGATCCATTCTCCCTTTCAACAGGATTTTGCCGTATTAAAAATAGACACCCTGCCCGAAAGGCTCCATGCCCTGCCCATGGAAACCCGCCAGGACCCCGAAGACATCAAACGGCTCTCCCCCGTGATTATCATGGGATTTCCTCTGGGAAGCCAGACCCAGGATGAACGGATAAACGCAAGTATCACCAGGGGACATGTGAGACGGACATCCAGAGAACTCATCCAGGTGGATTCCTCCATTTACAAGGGAAACAGCGGCGGTCCTGCTGTAAATGAAAAGGGGCGGGTGATCGGGATTGCCTCGGGTGTGGTCATAGACCAGCCATCGACCCGGAACCCTTTGCACACCCCTTTATCTGACTTCGGCCTGGTACTGCCCATTTTAGAACCTGCAAAATTTGTTCAAAGCCTTAAGGCGGGCAAGCCCAAATGGGACGGATTTTTGGATTTTACCCTGGAAAAAAAACTTGACCAGGTATTGGCACTAGCCAATACCCAGGATTACCTGAATGCGGCTCAACTGGCCCATACCCTGCTTGAAACCAGCCAGGACCCGGCCCTTATCTTTACGACAGCACTGTTGGATTTTTGTGAAAACAATTTTAATTCCAGCAGAGCGCTTTTTACCCGCCTGATATCCATTGAAGGCGAAAACATGATGTCACGGCTGATGCTCTATATAATTGACTGGCTGACCCTTGGGGATAACAGCCAGGACCTTACCCAACCGCTGTTTTCCATAAACTGGCAGCACTCAGATGAATTTATAGGGTACCTGGCCCGGACTCTAAATTCAAAACAAATGATAAATCCTTCAATCATGGACTATGAAAACCCTTCTGAAAAAGCATGGCGATTTTTTATTCAAGGACTGATCCTGGAAAAACAAAATAAAATAGGCAGGGCCATGTCCATCTACAAGGAGATTGTATTGGCATCCGGTGCCAGCGACCATCTTTATTTCATGAGCTTTTCCCGGCTCAACACCCTCATGGACAGGGAAGCTGTTTTTACCAGGACCCGGCAAGAGCACCTTGGCCGTCAAAACAGGCTGTGGGAAAAGGCTCGTCAGCAAAGGCTTCAGGCCAAAGAGAAATATGCCAAAAGTCTTGCCCTGGTCCAGACATTTGAATCCCTGAAAACAGACCAGGCCCCAAAAGAGGCCGCCATTGAATCCCTGATTGCCTTGTCCCCGGACAACAGAACCATTATGGGCAGAGCCGCTTTTTTCTATGCAGCAGAATCCCAATGGGAAAAAGCCCTGGACCTCATTGATTTATACTTTAAGGTGCCTGCCAGGGCCCCCCCCCTAAGCCTGAGCCTGGGGCTTCTTAAAGGTCAGATGCTTAAAATGCAGGGCCGGATGGATGATGCCAGACAACATTTGATCAAATTCCAGGACAGCACCCATGCGCCCTGGTACAGAATTCTCATCAAACGATTGCTGGCAGATGCCAAAGAAGAAACCTTGATTAAGCTGGCCGCCAAGAGCCCTGCCAGGCTGATCACTCTGCATACGGCCCTGGGCATGGATGCCGAAGCCGGCAAAGACCTTAAAAAAGCCGCTCTCCATTACAGGGAGGCCCTGGGAACTTACCTGGAATCATGGAATGAATATGATCTGGCCCGGGCCAGGCTTTTGGGATTCAGGCAGGTCAATTAGATTTTTCGGCATCCTTTTTAAGGGCAATCCAGGCTTCAAGACGCTGTTTGACCGTTTTTTCATATCCCCGGGGACTGGGATAATAAAACCGGGTCCCTTCCATGGATTCGGGCAGATAGGACTGGGGCACGAACCCCTCCTTAAAATCATGGGCATATTGATACCCTTTGCCATACCCCATTTTTTTCATCAGCCCTGTGGGGGCATTTCGGATATGCATGGGCACAGGGGTGTACCCATGTTGTTTTACCGCCTCTTTTACGGCCTTGTGGGCGGCATACACGGCATTGCTCTTGGGTGCTGTGGCCAGATAGACCGCGGCCTGAAACAAAGACCCGTCCCCTTCGGGACGGCCCAGACGGCGAAAAGAGGCATCTGCATTCATGGCCATGGTCAGGGCTCCGGGATCTGCAAGCCCCACATCTTCTGTGGCAAACCGGATCATCCGTCTGAGCATGTAAATGGGATCATCGCCTGCGGCCAGCATCCGTTCCAGCCAATAGATGGCAGCATCCGGATCAGAACCTCTCAGGCTTTTGATAAAGGCGGAAATCAGATTAAAATGCTCTTCACCGGCCTTGTCATAGCGCAGGACTTTCTTTTCAACGGCCGCTTTTATATCCTGGATATCAATTGTTTTTTTATCAGCCCAGTGAAGGGCTGCGGTTTCAAGGCTGGCCAAGGCCATGCGGGCGTCCCCCTCGCACAGGGCGGCAATATGGGCCAAGGCCTGTTTTGAAAACAGGTTTTCGTCCAAGCCAAGGCCTTTTTTTTCATCTGTCAGGGCCCGTTTGAGGATCACAAGAATGTCATCCTGGCCCAGGCTCTTGAGGGTAAAGACCCTGCACCGGGAAACCAGGGCCGGATTGACCTCAAAGGAAGGATTTTCCGTGGTGGCCCCGATCAGGGTGATCAGCCCGTTTTCCACATGAAAGAGAAAGGCATCCTGCTGGGCTTTGTTAAACCGGTGGATCTCATCCACAAAAAGCAGGGTCCGCTTCTTGTAAAGCCGCCGGTCCTCTTTGGCCTGGCCAATGATCTGCCTGACCTCTTTGACCCCGGAAAGCACGGCAGATATTTTTACACACTTGCTCTGGGTCTCATTGGCAATGATATTAGCCAATGTGGTCTTGCCGCAACCGGGAGGCCCCCAGAGAATCATGGAAAACACCCGGTCTGCCAGAACTGATTTTTCCAGCAAAGAGCCCTGGGCCGTGATATGGTCCTGTCCCATCATATCGGCAAGGGTTTGGGGGCGCATCCGGTCGGCCAGGGGTGCGTCCTTGGCCATGTCTTCCTTGGCCTGTCGATCAAAGAGATTCATAGGGTTGAATTTTTCTGATCCCGTTCCCGTTTTTTCCGGCTCTGCTCCTTTCGCTGCTTGAACTTTTTAACGGTAATTTTTTGTTTCTTCTTCTTGATTCGTTCAAACTCCCGGGTGTTGCCGGAAAACTCAATCTTTCCTGTTTTTTCCCTGAAAAAAAGTTTTATGGGCGTAAGGCTCAACGGGATCATCTGGCGAAGCTGATTGACCAGATACCGTTTATAGGAAAAATGGACCGCCTTGGGATAATTGACAAAACAGACAAAGCAGGGCGGCCGTGTGGCCACCTGGGCGGAATAGAAAAATTTGAGCCGCTTTCCCTTGTAAAGGGAAGGCTCCTCCCGGTAAACAGCATCTTCAATGATCCGGTTCACCATGCCGGTATTAATTCGGTGACAATATTCGGTATACACCTTGAGCACCTCATCAAAGATTTTGTGGCAGCGCTGGCCCGTTTTGGCTGAAATGGTCATGGCAGGGGCATAGGCTAAAAATTTAGACATCTGGCGCAACTCTTTTAAAAAGGCCTGCTGCCCTTTTTCCGCCTTGTCCACCAGATCCCACTTGTTGAGTATAAAAATAGCACCACAGCCTCGTTTTTCCGCATACCCTGCAATGGTGATGTCCTGGTCTGTAATCCCCTCGGAGGTATCCACAAGAATCAGGGCCACATCACAGTCATCCAGGGAATCCAGGGCTTTGAGGATGGAAAATTTTTCCAGTTTATCACTGACCTTGCCCTTTCTTCTAATCCCTGCCGTATCCTTGAGAATAAACTGCCGGCCCTTGTGGGTCACACTCAGTTCAATGGCGTCCCGTGTGGTTCCGGCCTTGTTATTGACCACCACCCGTTTTTCACCGAAAAGCTTGTTGGCAAGGGAGGATTTGCCCACGTTGGGCCGGCCCACAATGGCAATGCGGATGGGGCCGTTCTCCTCATCTTCTTCCAGGTCGGAGACTGTCTCGGGCAAGGCTGCCACAAGATCATCCAGAAAATCTCCCACCCCCACCCCGTGCTCGGCAGAAATGGTATGAAAGTCGTCCACCCCAAGGGAGTAGAAATCGCCAAGTTCATCCTCCTGTCTTGAGCTTTCAATTTTATTGATCAAATAAAAAACTTTTTTTTCTGTCCTGCGGAGCAGGTCGGCAAGCTCCCGGTCATAGGGGGAAAACCCGGCTCTTCCGTCCAGGATAAACACCAGGACATCTGCCTGGTCCACCGCCTTTAAGAGCTGTTCCTTGATCTGGGAGGCAAAATA
It encodes:
- the der gene encoding ribosome biogenesis GTPase Der, which encodes MKPVVALLGRPNVGKSTLFNRITRSRQALVDDMPGVTRDRHYADAKWEETEFTLVDTGGFLSTDDDYFASQIKEQLLKAVDQADVLVFILDGRAGFSPYDRELADLLRRTEKKVFYLINKIESSRQEDELGDFYSLGVDDFHTISAEHGVGVGDFLDDLVAALPETVSDLEEDEENGPIRIAIVGRPNVGKSSLANKLFGEKRVVVNNKAGTTRDAIELSVTHKGRQFILKDTAGIRRKGKVSDKLEKFSILKALDSLDDCDVALILVDTSEGITDQDITIAGYAEKRGCGAIFILNKWDLVDKAEKGQQAFLKELRQMSKFLAYAPAMTISAKTGQRCHKIFDEVLKVYTEYCHRINTGMVNRIIEDAVYREEPSLYKGKRLKFFYSAQVATRPPCFVCFVNYPKAVHFSYKRYLVNQLRQMIPLSLTPIKLFFREKTGKIEFSGNTREFERIKKKKQKITVKKFKQRKEQSRKKRERDQKNSTL
- a CDS encoding trypsin-like peptidase domain-containing protein, whose protein sequence is MKHCTSCGQILAQGIATCPACGSSLIAGIKAIDDYQIQAIIHEGRSSLVCRAIQKGKKTPVTLRLFTDQSGVDQKIAARLEEELNTLDKLPQDLFVRHYAICQSSTGHWYRVSEWVDADNWGSIFVSGLLKDQRRMVTLFYNIASALACLHRHDHFMPYLILEDILLPKDNRKSLAVKINYKLSRFLNARATHHGPMLKKLLKYHPDIVNKRAIDFRTGIWSLGKIFIELLTADHNLTRFSSRVDQIKGLDQELTVLLKIMLSDDPDLRPQSMDKVVSVLGKILEHLPSKPIDRAMDRQRPRMYREIIRFKRTMAVLIILIIGYAAITTFFYYTEKPGREEERFTQFLESHTRSIGFLMVEYWLKDQDRILYKNKVEGTAFLVDEKGYLLTNRHVACPWLEDAVLFRIRARLKEKNLELGHRMFLWFKGAKAFNRFQGFDQSADLADLYYLAGAFKSEGKSNLRVVGVPMGFYRPGNRIHSPFQQDFAVLKIDTLPERLHALPMETRQDPEDIKRLSPVIIMGFPLGSQTQDERINASITRGHVRRTSRELIQVDSSIYKGNSGGPAVNEKGRVIGIASGVVIDQPSTRNPLHTPLSDFGLVLPILEPAKFVQSLKAGKPKWDGFLDFTLEKKLDQVLALANTQDYLNAAQLAHTLLETSQDPALIFTTALLDFCENNFNSSRALFTRLISIEGENMMSRLMLYIIDWLTLGDNSQDLTQPLFSINWQHSDEFIGYLARTLNSKQMINPSIMDYENPSEKAWRFFIQGLILEKQNKIGRAMSIYKEIVLASGASDHLYFMSFSRLNTLMDREAVFTRTRQEHLGRQNRLWEKARQQRLQAKEKYAKSLALVQTFESLKTDQAPKEAAIESLIALSPDNRTIMGRAAFFYAAESQWEKALDLIDLYFKVPARAPPLSLSLGLLKGQMLKMQGRMDDARQHLIKFQDSTHAPWYRILIKRLLADAKEETLIKLAAKSPARLITLHTALGMDAEAGKDLKKAALHYREALGTYLESWNEYDLARARLLGFRQVN
- a CDS encoding replication-associated recombination protein A, whose product is MNLFDRQAKEDMAKDAPLADRMRPQTLADMMGQDHITAQGSLLEKSVLADRVFSMILWGPPGCGKTTLANIIANETQSKCVKISAVLSGVKEVRQIIGQAKEDRRLYKKRTLLFVDEIHRFNKAQQDAFLFHVENGLITLIGATTENPSFEVNPALVSRCRVFTLKSLGQDDILVILKRALTDEKKGLGLDENLFSKQALAHIAALCEGDARMALASLETAALHWADKKTIDIQDIKAAVEKKVLRYDKAGEEHFNLISAFIKSLRGSDPDAAIYWLERMLAAGDDPIYMLRRMIRFATEDVGLADPGALTMAMNADASFRRLGRPEGDGSLFQAAVYLATAPKSNAVYAAHKAVKEAVKQHGYTPVPMHIRNAPTGLMKKMGYGKGYQYAHDFKEGFVPQSYLPESMEGTRFYYPSPRGYEKTVKQRLEAWIALKKDAEKSN